One Hordeum vulgare subsp. vulgare chromosome 4H, MorexV3_pseudomolecules_assembly, whole genome shotgun sequence DNA window includes the following coding sequences:
- the LOC123447587 gene encoding uncharacterized protein LOC123447587 yields MLLRLWAGVRYTAPDRPGIMAMEPTEDIEFLWKWRKYLLLLATLVASVTYGAGLNPPGGVWSDDQKGGSSSNARQHRVEPPAPLLPAAPAPAVYPFRVGDPVLVSTYSRRYTAFFYCNAAAFVASLVTIMFLLDRRISGNRVGLTVLRSAMLLDLLALMAAFAAGSCRSISGSIYVSALFVVVFAYVALHLVVASASSRSCLGLFACGETSCLVLFRRKAPAAGADAEEDKYVKERRKFLLLLATFATPLTYAAGLTPPGGFWSKNRDEHRAGAPLLHDGRYKIRYHAFFYANANSFVASLAIIMLLMSRTLSGRLARSNALLVCVLVELLGLMAAYAAGSCRWLTTTVYIVCLVGVVFLYIVLQVVIAGYTMGTFKQWGQAICRLLTCANLQDPKESKPATLSDTQPGNANAPQKDVASRINNDNGQEDKVEESRSLVLLLATLAATVTYQAGLSPPGGVWPAGDPPRTAGDPVLHIMHRKRYLAFYHCNTAAFVASVVVIIIVQSKQLTAVGRAALKTAMILDLFGLMGAYVAGSCRDNTTTIYVSALAVAVFAYAVAKVMAYTAQGKHSWATRKARGARDKLARLLHLTSDAASSSQHRQQGEAQGWEQVPAAGVGHLRGESSGKGGEEAQPQRHQDVAGSKVPGASGHNRGQGMESSWLARWAQSMCDKLARFLHLTSDKTPQQEAQGSPSGILPYDQHQNQPSSESERKRILVEEKKNFERKRKFLLQLAILAATVTYQTGLNPPGGFWTENNGDKLVTPGDPILLDHYGVRYQVFFYCNATGFMASVTVILLLMNQTLSKSGIRSKALHVCIMMGLLGLMGAYAAGSCRLLRTSIYVFALVAAVVAFLVLEILFYVYANRRNLSQQPWVPQWLQTLLKPLSSAPMRSADEDEDTEVLASGSERLQQQQRRRRKNYTKRKSLMLLGILAASVTYQAGLAPPGGTWGDDDVPSPSPSQSQLLPPSPSGAYLPHAGNPILLNTNPERYQAFYYCNATSFVASIVVILLVLQHTVKEKKHSAPLWAMQTAVVLDLFGLLGAYAAGSCRDWETSAYVIALVALVVVFITIYVLVSLALLAKAKELKVWKFFSGKKAKVLKYFG; encoded by the exons ATGCTGCTCCGATTGTGGGCAGGGGTGAGGTATACTGCTCCCGATCGACCGGGAATCATGGCGATGGAGCCGACAGAGGACATCGAGTTCCTCTGGAAGTGGCGCAAGTACCTGCTGCTGCTCGCCACGCTGGTCGCCAGCGTCACCTACGGCGCCGGCCTCAACCCGCCGGGTGGCGTGTGGTCCGACGACCAGAAGGGAGGCAGCAGCAGCAACGCCCGACAACACCGCGTTGAGCCGCCGGCGCCGCTCCTTCccgcggcgccggcgccggcggtctACCCGTTCCGCGTCGGCGATCCCGTGCTGGTGTCGACCTACTCCCGCCGCTACACCGCCTTCTTCTACTGCAACGCCGCCGCCTTCGTCGCGTCCCTGGTCACCATCATGTTCCTGCTGGACCGGCGCATCAGCGGCAACCGCGTCGGGCTCACCGTGCTCCGCTCCGCCATGCTGCTCGACCTACTCGCCCTCATGGCCGCCTTCGCCGCGGGGAGCTGCCGCAGCATTTCAGGGTCCATCTACGTCTCCGCGctcttcgtcgtcgtcttcgcctACGTCGCCCTCCACCTCGTCGTggcctccgcctcctcccgtTCGTGTCTAGGGCTTTTCGCCTGCGGCGAAACTTCCTGTCTGGTGCTGTTCAGGAGGAAAGCGCCGGCGGCGGGCGCGGACGCCGAGGAGGACAAGTACGTCAAGGAGCGGCGCAAGTTCCTGCTGCTGCTCGCCACCTTCGCGACGCCGCTGACGTACGCCGCGGGGCTGACGCCGCCGGGTGGTTTCTGGAGCAAGAACAGGGACGAGCACCGCGCCGGCGCCCCGCTGCTGCACGACGGGCGCTACAAGATCCGCTACCACGCATTCTTCTACGCCAACGCCAACTCCTTCGTCGCCTCCCTCGCCATCATCATGCTGCTCATGAGCCGGACGCTGAGCGGCCGCCTCGCACGATCGAACGCGCTGCTGGTCTGCGTTCTGGTGGAGCTGCTGGGCCTCATGGCCGCCTACGCCGCCGGGAGCTGCAGGTGGCTCACCACCACCGTGTACATCGTCTGCCTCGTCGGCGTGGTGTTCCTGTACATCGTGCTCCAGGTGGTCATCGCAGGGTACACCATGGGCACATTCAAGCAATGGGGGCAAGCCATCTGCCGCCTACTGACCTGCGCCAACCTTCAGGACCC GAAAGAAAGTAAGCCGGCGACTCTATCGGACACGCAGCCGGGCAATGCTAATGCACCGCAAAAAGATGTTGCAAGTAGAATCAACAATGACAATGGGCAGGAAGACAAGGTGGAGGAGTCGCGGTCGCTTGTGCTGCTGCTGGCCACGCTGGCGGCGACGGTGACCTACCAGGCCGGCCTGAGCCCTCCCGGCGGAGTCTGGCCGGCAGGGGATCCGCCGCGCACGGCAGGCGATCCGGTTCTTCACATCATGCACCGCAAGAGGTACCTGGCGTTTTACCACTGCAACACGGCGGCGTTCGTGGCGTCGGTGGTGGTCATCATCATCGTCCAGAGCAAGCAGTTGACCGCCGTCGGGCGTGCCGCGCTCAAGACTGCCATGATACTGGACCTGTTCGGCCTCATGGGCGCCTACGTCGCTGGGAGCTGCcgggacaacaccaccaccatctacGTCTctgccctcgccgtcgccgtcttcGCCTACGCCGTCGCCAAGGTCATGGCGTACACAGCTCAGGGCAAGCACAGCTGGGCTACGCGGAAGGCACGAGGTGCGCGCGATAAGCTTGCACGGTTGCTCCACCTTACATCTGACGCTGCGTCGTCGTCCCAGCACCGGCAACAAGGAGAAGCTCAAGGATGGGAGCAAGTTCCGGCTGCTGGTGTTGGCCACCTTCGCGGCGAGTCCTCCGGtaagggaggagaagaagcacaACCACAACGACATCAAGATGTGGCCGGAAGCAAAGTTCCTGGTGCTTCCGGCCACAATCGCGGCCAAGGCATGGAAAGCAGCTGGCTGGCACGGTGGGCGCAAAGCATGTGTGATAAGCTTGCACGATTTCTCCATCTCACCTCCGACAAGACGCCCCAGCAAGAAGCTCAGGGTAGTCCATCTGGCATCCTTCCCTACGACCAGCACCAGAACCAGCCAAGCTCCGAGTCCGAGAGGAAGCGGATTCTTgttgaagaaaagaaaaacttcgaGAGGAAGCGCAAGTTCTTGCTGCAGCTCGCCATCCTGGCCGCCACCGTCACGTACCAGACCGGGCTCAACCCGCCGGGAGGGTTCTGGACGGAGAACAACGGGGACAAGTTGGTTACTCCCGGAGACCCAATCCTCCTCGACCACTATGGAGTGAGGTACCAGGTCTTCTTCTACTGCAATGCAACGGGGTTCATGGCGTCCGTCACCGTCATTCTGCTCCTGATGAACCAGACCCTGTCCAAGTCGGGCATTCGGAGCAAAGCGCTCCACGTCTGCATCATGATGGGGTTGTTGGGCCTCATGGGTGCCTACGCCGCAGGTAGCTGCCGGCTGCTGCGCACCTCCATCTATGTCTTCGCGCTCGTGGCAGCCGTTGTGGCATTCCTGGTCCTGGAGATCCTCTTCTACGTGTATGCAAACCGCCGCAATTTGTCACAGCAACCATGGGTTCCGCAGTGGCTGCAGACGCTGCTCAAGCCGCTGTCATCAGCGCCGATGAGGTCGGCCGACGAGGATGAAGACACAGAGGTCTTGGCCTCCGGCTCCGAGcggctgcaacaacaacaacgacgacgccgGAAGAACTACACGAAACGTAAGTCCCTGATGTTGCTCGGCATCCTCGCAGCCAGTGTGACGTACCAGGCCGGACTGGCGCCCCCCGGGGGCACGTGGGGCGACGACGATgtgccgtcgccgtcgccatcaCAGTCCCAGTTGTTGCCTCCATCACCGTCGGGGGCTTACCTCCCTCATGCCGGCAACCCAATCCTGCTCAACACCAACCCGGAACGGTACCAGGCCTTCTACTACTGCAACGCGACGTCGTTCGTGGCCTCCATCGTCGTCATCCTGCTGGTGCTGCAGCACACCGTGAAGGAGAAGAAGCACAGCGCGCCACTGTGGGCGATGCAGACAGCCGTGGTGCTGGACCTTTTCGGCCTGCTGGGTGCCTACGCCGCCGGCAGTTGCAGGGATTGGGAGACCTCCGCGTACGTCATCGCACTTGTCGCCCTGGTGGTCGTCTTCATCACTATCTACGTCCTGGTGTCGTTAGCCCTGCTGGCCAAGGCCAAAGAGCTCAAGGTGTGGAAATTCTTTTCTGGAAAGAAAGCAAAGGTGTTGAAATATTTTGGATGA
- the LOC123447588 gene encoding uncharacterized protein LOC123447588, with amino-acid sequence MAIAPTDDIEFLWKWRKYLLLLATLVASVTYGAGLNPPGGVWSQDHDGGNTPEHGASAVHPPAPPSLAVDLSSSPAPAVYPFRVGDPVLVSTYSRRYTAFFYCNAAAFVASLVIIMFLLDRRLSDNRVGLTVLRSAMLLDLLGLMAAFAAGACRSISGSIYVSALFAIVFVYVAIHLRVASRKKAPAANAEEKRRLKEQRKFLLLLATFATPLAYGAGLVPPGGFWSETQDAHRAGAPLLHDGPYKIRYHIFFYANANSFVASLAIIMLLMSRTLSDRLVRSYALLVCVLVELVGLMTAYAVGSCRWIPTTVYIVSLVGAVLLYIVLVSAFGLDAIEEWRKKLVASVGLGPKSAGTGRTIKIGNGEEVEARTINIQEKLEQTRSLVLLLASLAATVTYQAGLSPPGGVWPQGHLKHIAGNPVLHDMHPKRYVAFYHCNTVAFVASVVVIIIVQSKVLSTVWGAMLLKAAMILDLFGLMGAYVAGSCRDTTTTIFVAALAVAVFIYTMAKVVGKQSWLARRVQRMLAALLPPELPRQGGGESPHVIQLPDEPSHQGGEAPREALHVTNHPDEPSLQGGEAPREALHVIKHPDESCRQGEGAQAASHVVLLGGESSRQGGEEATQGAAQVPSSGSDGILEEKKLERKRKFLLQLAILAATVTYQTGLNPPGGFWTESNGDRLVTAGDPILLDHYGVRYQVFFYCNATGFMASVTVILLLVNQTLSKPGIRSKALHVCVIVGLLGLMGAYAAGSCRKLRTSVYVFALVAAVVAFLVLEILLHWLGRKGWSECLPERLKRLFSPLSTGPGGGDKSEEAVSTVDKLESEKYENRKYLMVLGILAASVTYQAGLAPPGGTWGDDDTALAPSPLPSPSAHPPTVAGNPILLDFNAARYQAFFYCNATSFVASVVVILLLLQRTTKKQQPGVPLRALQTAVVLDLLGLLGAYAAGSCRDWETSSYVIALVAAVVVFTMIYVLLSFNVVRAKAEKLTVWKYFSGKGLKYSLARNDHDQHATNGV; translated from the coding sequence ATGGCGATAGCGCCGACTGATGACATCGAGTTCCTCTGGAAGTGGCGCAAGTACCTGCTGCTGCTCGCCACGCTGGTCGCCAGCGTCACCTACGGCGCCGGCCTCAACCCGCCCGGCGGCGTGTGGTCTCAGGACCACGATGGAGGCAACACCCCAGAGCACGGCGCCAGCGCCGTCCACCCGCCGGCGCCCCCGTCCCTTGCGGTCGACCTGTCGTCGTCCCCGGCGCCGGCGGTTTACCCGTTCCGCGTCGGCGATCCCGTGCTGGTGTCGACCTACTCCCGCCGGTACACCGCCTTCTTCTACTGTAACGCCGCAGCCTTCGTGGCGTCGCTGGTGATCATCATGTTCCTCCTGGACCGGCGCCTCAGCGACAACCGCGTCGGCCTCACCGTGCTCCGCTCCGCCATGCTGCTCGACCTGCTGGGTCTCATGGCCGCCTTCGCCGCCGGGGCCTGCCGCAGCATTTCTGGCTCCATCTATGTCTCGGCGCTCTTCGCCATCGTCTTCGTCTACGTCGCCATCCACCTCCGTGTGGCCTCAAGGAAGAAAGCGCCGGCCGCTAACGCGGAGGAGAAGAGGCGCCTCAAGGAGCAGCGCAAGTTTCTGCTTCTGCTGGCCACCTTTGCGACGCCGCTGGCGTACGGCGCTGGGCTGGTGCCGCCGGGAGGCTTCTGGAGTGAGACCCAGGATGCTCACCGCGCCGGCGCCCCGCTGCTCCACGACGGTCCGTACAAGATCCGCTACCACATATTCTTCTACGCCAATGCCAACTCCTTCGTGGCGTCCCTCGCCATCATCATGCTGCTGATGAGCAGGACGCTAAGCGACCGTCTTGTCCGGTCATACGCTTTGCTTGTTTGTGTCCTGGTGGAGCTGGTCGGCCTCATGACCGCCTACGCCGTCGGGAGCTGCAGATGGATCCCCACCACCGTGTACATCGTCTCCCTCGTCGGCGCCGTGCTCCTCTACATTGTGTTGGTGTCAGCGTTCGGCCTAGACGCGATCGAGGAATGGCGTAAGAAACTTGTTGCCAGTGTTGGGCTTGGGCCAAAGAGTGCAGGGACTGGGAGGACAATCAAGATCGGTAATGGGGAAGAAGTTGAAGCGAGGACGATCAACATCCAAGAAAAGCTGGAGCAGACGCGGTCGCTTGTGCTGCTGCTGGCGTCGCTGGCGGCGACGGTGACCTACCAGGCAGGCCTGAGCCCGCCGGGCGGCGTCTGGCCCCAAGGTCATCTGAAACACATCGCGGGGAACCCGGTCCTCCACGACATGCACCCCAAGAGGTACGTGGCCTTCTACCACTGCAACACGGTGGCGTTCGTGGCGTCGgtggtcgtcatcatcattgtccagAGCAAGGTGCTGAGCACCGTCTGGGGTGCCATGCTCCTCAAGGCTGCCATGATACTGGACCTGTTCGGCCTCATGGGAGCCTATGTCGCCGGGAGCTGCcgggacaccaccaccaccatcttcGTCGCCGCCCTGGCTGTAGCCGTCTTCATCTACACCATGGCCAAGGTGGTGGGCAAGCAGAGCTGGTTGGCACGGCGGGTGCAACGCATGCTTGCTGCATTGCTGCCCCCTGAGTTGCCCcggcaaggaggaggagaatcacCTCATGTTATCCAGCTCCCCGACGAGCCTTCCCATCAAGGAGGGGAAGCACCTCGAGAAGCTTTGCATGTCACCAACCATCCCGACGAGCCTTCCCTGCAAGGAGGGGAAGCACCTCGAGAAGCTTTGCATGTCATCAAGCATCCCGACGAGTCATGCCGGCAAGGAGAAGGTGCTCAAGCAGCGTCGCATGTTGTGCTCCTTGGCGGCGAGTCGTCTcggcaaggaggagaagaagcaactCAAGGAGCGGCACAAGTTCCTTCATCCGGATCCGATGGTATTCTTGAAGAAAAAAAGCTCGAGAGGAAGCGCAAgttcttgctgcaactcgccatcctCGCCGCCACCGTCACGTATCAGACAGGGCTGAACCCGCCGGGTGGGTTCTGGACGGAGAGCAACGGGGACAGGTTGGTCACCGCCGGCGACCCAATCCTCCTCGACCACTACGGGGTAAGGTACCAGGTGTTCTTCTACTGCAACGCCACAGGGTTCATGGCGTCCGTCACCGTCATTCTCCTCCTGGTGAACCAGACGTTGTCCAAGCCGGGCATCCGGAGCAAGGCACTCCACGTATGCGTCATTGTCGGGCTGCTGGGCCTCATGGGCGCCTACGCCGCAGGCAGCTGCCGGAAGCTGCGCACCTCCGTCTATGTCTTTGCGCTCGTGGCGGCCGTGGTGGCCTTCCTCGTTCTGGAGATCCTACTTCATTGGCTCGGCCGCAAGGGTTGGTCGGAGTGCCTTCCTGAGCGCCTGAAGAGGTTGTTCTCGCCGCTGTCAACCGGGCCGGGCGGCGGCGACAAGAGCGAGGAGGCGGTCTCCACCGTGGATAAACTCGAGAGCGAGAAGTACGAGAACCGAAAGTACCTGATGGTGCTCGGCATCCTTGCCGCCAGCGTCACGTACCAAGCGGGTCTCGCGCCTCCCGGCGGCACGTGGGGGGACGACGACACCGCGCTGGCGCCGTCGCCATTGCCATCCCCATCGGCACACCCGCCCACCGTCGCCGGCAACCCGATCCTACTCGACTTCAACGCCGCGCGGTACCAGGCATTCTTCTACTGCAACGCAACGTCGTTCGTGGCCTCCGTCGTCGTCATCCTGCTACTTCTGCAGCGCACCACCAAGAAGCAGCAGCCCGGCGTGCCGCTGCGGGCGTTGCAGACCGCCGTGGTCTTGGATCTGCTCGGCCTGCTGGGTGCGTACGCCGCCGGCAGCTGCAGGGACTGGGAGACGTCTTCATACGTCATCGCACTCGTCGCCGCTGTGGTCGTCTTCACCATGATCTACGTCCTGTTGTCGTTCAACGTCGTGCGGGCCAAGGCCGAGAAGCTCACGGTGTGGAAATACTTTTCTGGAAAGGGGTTGAAATACTCGCTAGCACGAAATGATCATGATCAGCATGCTACAAATGGTGTGTAA